ATGCCCCACCGGCATCGACATGGCGAAGATGAAGATCGAGTTCCTGCATCAATACAAGAAAAGACATGGCCATACCCTGCACGACAGGCTTGTTGCCTGGCTGCCACGCTATGCACCGTACGCGTGGGCATTCGGCTGGCTGATGAACTTGCGCAATGTTATTCCGGGTGCGGCGTGGCTGGGCGAGAAGACGATGGGGTTTTCCTCGAAGCGAAAGTTGCCGTTGTGGCACCGGCCACTGCTGGCATCCATTGGCGCCGCACGTTGGCAGAAGGCGATGCGCAAGGCCAAGGCGGACGGATCGGAAACCTATTTTGGCAAGGAGCGTGACGTCGTCCTTTGGGTCGACACGTTCACGAATTACTTCGAAGGCCCAAGCAAATATTTTCCCGGCATCAGCGCGGAGGCCGCATCGATCGTATTGCATAAGGCGGGTTACAACGTCGACCTGATCGGCGGCGCGACCGGCGAACGTCCGCTGTGCTGCGGGCGCACGTTTCTGGCCACCGGCATGGTCGATCAGGCCAAAAAAGAAGCGCGGCGCACCATCGATGCATTGAAGCCGTACATCGAGCGTGGCGTGCCCATCATTGGCCTGGAGCCTTCGTGCCTGCTCACTTTGCGCGATGAATTCAAGTCGATGTTTCCGGGGGACGAAACCGACAAGCTCGCGGCACATGCATTTCTGTTTGAGGAATTTCTGGTGCGGGAGAAGACCGCGGGGCGCTTCGATCCGTCCCGGCTCGCTTTACAGCCAATTGAGGCGAATCGTGCGCTGTTGCACGGCCACTGCCACCAGAAGGCATTCGGTGTGATGAGTGATGTCGAAGAAGTCCTGTCATGGATTCCAGAACTCAAAACGACGACTATCGAATCGAGTTGTTGCGGCATGGCCGGCGCATTCGGCTACGAGACCAGTCATTACGACGTATCGATGAAAATGGGCGAACTGTCGTTATTACCTGCCGTGCGGGCCGCCGATCAGGACGCAGTCATCGTCGCCGACGGCACCAGCTGTCGCCACCAGATTGCCGATGGCGCACAGCGTGAGGCGGTGCACGTTGCGGTGGTATTGGCGCAGGCAATGGTGCGCATCGCGTCCGAAAGTATTGGTGAAATGCAGTTTGGGTTTCAAGGGTGTGTATTTTTTGAGAGAAGGTGGTTAAAGTGAATTGAGGAATGGTTTTTAGGGAGCGTGGGAGGGTCGGAGGGGAATTAGAAGGGAATACGGGTGAAAATGTAGGGCAGTCGAGAGGACTTTGTGAGACTGGGGCAAGGTTTAGGGGGGGGGACAGGTTTCGGCACAGGCGAGGAAAGACGAATTAAACAAGATGTGGCGCAGGTTTGTCATGGGGGGGAGTGGGGGTCGCAAAGGTGGTGGGTATGAACGTTGAGAGGATGAGGTTGAGTAAAACGCCCTCGACCGGTCAGCAGTTGACCCGAATTTGGTGAGGGGGGGGGGTCGGGGAGGCCCTGGTGGACGCCCCACGGGGCTGCGCCCCGACGTGCGGCCGCGGGTAACGGGCAGGCCGGGGACCGAAGCGGGTGGCCGATTGCACCCCCCGGAAAACGCATGTAGATCGCCATTTGGCGCGGTGTTTCCGGCAAAAATGCCCGGAAAGGCGCGCCAATGCTTGCGTTTAGCTATTTTCCGCATCGCACAACGCGCGCGGATCCACGCGGCTGCCGCGAATCGCGAATCGCTTCGCGCGTGAAGATATACCTGAAACCAGATCGACATCCCGCAATGCGACATCGAAGATCTGCGCCAGAAAGCGGCGCAATTCGTCGTTGGCGGCGCCTTCGACGGGTGGCGCGGCAACGCGTATTTTCAGTGCTTCACCGTGCAGCCCCTGGATCCCGGTGCGCTTGGCGCCAGGTTGTGCATGCACCGACAGGATGAGGCAGTCCTTGTCGTGTCGAAACCAGGGCATGGATTGCCAGCGACTTGCGATGCGCCGCGCTATCCGCCGCGTTTAGCCGGCCCGGGCGGTGCGACCGATGTGGTGCGCGTTCCGCCGGTGTTACTGGCGACGGCTGCCGGCGTGACGGTGCGGCCCATGCCCGCCGCAATACCGAGCCAGTCCCAGCGTCCTTGGGCAATCGCTTCAAGAATAGTGGCACGAATCTGCACGGCCGCGGCGTAGGTGTTGGGCGCCAGTTCATTGAACTGCATATATGTTTCCAGATTGTCGTAGCCGCAGGCACCGAGGTGCGCACAACCATAGAGCACCTTGTAGGCATCGGCGCCACAATTCGCACCCCGGTCGCACGCGGCGAGCTGCCACGCCGGCGCCCAGTCGCGCGGCGTATACGGGTCACCGTTCGGGCCAACCTTGCGATCGGCCAATTGCGTTGAGCCCCACGAAAGCAACTGACCGGCGCGTTCAATGGCGAACGGGTCACCCGTACTGAGTGCATCGCGAACCATCGCCAACTGGTCTTCGGACATGCGGCGCTCCTCAATGCCACGGGCGTTGCGATTCTGCTCGCGGTTCAGGTCGGCCGCGACCGCCACCTTTGCCGCCGGGTTACCCTGTGCTGCCGCCTCGCGGTAGAGTTTTGAAATATCGGCAGCACTTATATTGGTACTGGCAAATCCTTCACAGGTTTCGGTGACGCGGTTGAATGCCTCGATTCGCTGCGCATTGCTGGGATCATTTTCCTTCAGGCGATTCTGGAAACGCGTCTTGTCTGCCTCGGACGGGCCTTGCGATCCGCGGCCCCGGCCAACGCAGCGTTCCATCGCCAGCGCGGCAAAGAATTTGGTTTCGGCATCGGCGCCCTCTGGATTGGCGGCGTAGCGATCGTAGAAAACCTTCAACTGGCGGGCCTTCTCGAACTCCTGCGCCAACGCGCTTTTCAGTGGAACCACGCTGCGCGCGACAGAAATTTTGACCGGCGAAGATTGCTGCAGGTTGTCCAACGGCAGCACCGAGGCAGAGCCGCCCGCTGCCATTGGAGCCTTGCTCGAGGTGGCTGCGCTTTCCGCCGAAGCATTCATGACGGCGTCAGTGGGGGGGCGCAGGAAATACCAGCTCGCGGAAACCACCGCCGCGAATGTTCCGAGAATTATCAGCAATGACTTGTTCATGGGCGTTGCCCTGAAAGGAGTTGCTTGCATCTTAGCGGAAACGACGATCTGAAATACAAAATGGGGCGAAGTGCCCCATTTTTCCGCCTTAAAGTTGTAACAAAGTAATTAGTGTTGCAGGATCTTTGAGAGAAAGTCCTGCGTCCGCTGCTTGCGCGGTGATCCGAAGAAATCGTCCTTGGTGCAATCTTCCATGATGGTGCCGCCTTTTTCCATGAAGATGACGCGGTCGGCCACTTTTCGGGCAAAACCCATTTCGTGCGTCACCACCATCATTGTCATGCCTTCCTTGGCAAGTTCGACCATGACATCGAGCACTTCGTTGATCATTTCCGGATCGAGTGCGGACGTGGGTTCGTCGAACAGCATGGCGATCGGGTCCATTGACAGCGCGCGGGCGATGGCCACGCGTTGCTGCTGTCCGCCGGAAAGCTGGGCAGGATATTTGTCCTTGTGCTCGATCAGTCCAACCCGTTCAAGCAGCTTCAGGCCTTTTGCCAGGGCTTCTTCTTCGCTGCGGCCGAGTACCTGCGTTTGCGCAATGGTCAGATTCTTGGTCACGCTCATGTGCGGAAACAATTCGAAATTCTGGAACACCATGCCCACGCGCGAGCGTAGTTTCGACAGGTTGGCGCCTTTGCCGCCGACCGATATGCCATCGACGAAGATCTCGCCCTTCTGGATCGGCTCCAGGCCGTTAACGGCCTTGATGAGCGTGGATTTTCCCGAACCCGACGGGCCGCAGACCACCACCACTTCGCCCTTGTCGACGTGCGTGGTGCAGTCTTCCAGCACCTGCTTTTCGCCATACCATTTGCTGACGTTTTTGATTTCAATCATGGCCATGGTGGATTTCCTGTTTCGATGAATGAGTGGAGTGGAGGTTGAATGCGTCGGGCTTCAATAACTGGCGGCAGTGGCGGACGGCTGTAACTATTTGCCAGGCTGGGTGCGGACCTCAATGTATTTCACCAGCTTGGACGCGCCGAAACAGATAATAAAAAACACCAGCGCGACAAAGACGTACAACTCCGTTGAGCGGCCCGTCAGTTGTCCGGCGGTGCTCGCCGAGCCAAGGAAATCCTTGAGACCGACCACGTAAACGAGCGACGTATCCTGGAACATGATGATTGACTGGGTCAGCAATATCGGCAGCATGTTGCGGAACGCCTGCGGAAGCACAATGTGGCGCATCGTCTGCCAGTAATTCAGTCCCAGCGCATACGCGGCCCACGGTTGCCCGCGCGGAACGGACTGGATGCCCGCGCGAATGATTTCCGAGTAATACGCGGCGCCAACCATGATGAAAGCGACGATCGCTGATGTGAAAGGTCCTACTGCTTCACCCTGTTGCCCCGTTAGTTTCTCGACCAGCATCGGTGTCAGAAAATAGAACCAGAACAGCGCCATGATGAACGGGATCGCCCGTATCAAGTTTACAAATCCGGCTGCCGGGTAGGAGAGCAGCTTGAAACTCGACAGCCGCGCCATGGCCAGAAGCGTACCCAGGAAAATGCCTCCTGCCAGGGCAATTCCGAACAACTTGAGCGACAGCAGCATGCCGCTCCACAAAATCGGCAGGCTCTTGATGATGATGGCGAAATCGAAGTCACCCATGCTATTTGCCTCCCTGCGATACATAGCCCGGTACGTGCAACTTGTTTTCAAGCAAACGCATCAGGTAGATGACGGTCAGGGTGATAACAATATAAAGAAGAGTGGCGGCAGTGAATGCCTCAAATGTCTTGAAGGTGTATTCCGAAATCTGCCGGCTTTGGGCCGTGAGTTCCAGTACGCCGATGGTCAGCGCGGTCGACGAGTTCTTGAAAATCGTCAGGAACTCCGAGGTCATCGGCGGAATGACCAGACGAAAAGCCATCGGCAGCAGCACGTGTTTGTATACCTGCGGCAGCGAGAAACCCATGGCCAGCCCGGCATTGGTTTGCCCCTTCGAAAGCGACTCAATACCGGCGCGCACTTGTTCAGCGACGCGCGACGCGGTATATAGCCCCAGGCACAATACGGCTGCGGTGTACTCCCACAAACTGAACTGCGCAAAAGGCAGGGTGATGAGATTGGGATAAGTACCTTTCAGCCAGTCACCCCATGCCGTGGGAAGTACCTCGGGCATGACGAAATACCACAGGAACATCTGCACCAGAAGTGGAATATTCCTGAATATCTCGACATAGATCGTGGCGGGAACCCGGAGCCATTTAACCGGCGCGGTTCGGGCGACCCCCAGAATCGAGCCCAGCGTAAAAGCGATGATCCACGCGGC
This is a stretch of genomic DNA from Betaproteobacteria bacterium. It encodes these proteins:
- a CDS encoding ABC transporter permease subunit (The N-terminal region of this protein, as described by TIGR01726, is a three transmembrane segment that identifies a subfamily of ABC transporter permease subunits, which specificities that include histidine, arginine, glutamine, glutamate, L-cystine (sic), the opines (in Agrobacterium) octopine and nopaline, etc.), producing MGDFDFAIIIKSLPILWSGMLLSLKLFGIALAGGIFLGTLLAMARLSSFKLLSYPAAGFVNLIRAIPFIMALFWFYFLTPMLVEKLTGQQGEAVGPFTSAIVAFIMVGAAYYSEIIRAGIQSVPRGQPWAAYALGLNYWQTMRHIVLPQAFRNMLPILLTQSIIMFQDTSLVYVVGLKDFLGSASTAGQLTGRSTELYVFVALVFFIICFGASKLVKYIEVRTQPGK
- a CDS encoding amino acid ABC transporter ATP-binding protein, yielding MIEIKNVSKWYGEKQVLEDCTTHVDKGEVVVVCGPSGSGKSTLIKAVNGLEPIQKGEIFVDGISVGGKGANLSKLRSRVGMVFQNFELFPHMSVTKNLTIAQTQVLGRSEEEALAKGLKLLERVGLIEHKDKYPAQLSGGQQQRVAIARALSMDPIAMLFDEPTSALDPEMINEVLDVMVELAKEGMTMMVVTHEMGFARKVADRVIFMEKGGTIMEDCTKDDFFGSPRKQRTQDFLSKILQH
- a CDS encoding YggU family protein, with protein sequence MPWFRHDKDCLILSVHAQPGAKRTGIQGLHGEALKIRVAAPPVEGAANDELRRFLAQIFDVALRDVDLVSGISSRAKRFAIRGSRVDPRALCDAENS
- a CDS encoding amino acid ABC transporter permease; translation: MDWKVFLEQAPSGGMTYLDWLLSGVMWTMLVSIAAWIIAFTLGSILGVARTAPVKWLRVPATIYVEIFRNIPLLVQMFLWYFVMPEVLPTAWGDWLKGTYPNLITLPFAQFSLWEYTAAVLCLGLYTASRVAEQVRAGIESLSKGQTNAGLAMGFSLPQVYKHVLLPMAFRLVIPPMTSEFLTIFKNSSTALTIGVLELTAQSRQISEYTFKTFEAFTAATLLYIVITLTVIYLMRLLENKLHVPGYVSQGGK